In Flavobacterium cerinum, one genomic interval encodes:
- a CDS encoding NAD(P)/FAD-dependent oxidoreductase — protein sequence MIDYLIVGSGIAGICFAETILQNGKTFKVFEDASTSSSRVAGGLYNPVILKRFSQVWCAQEQLEYGLPFYADIAKRIGTEFDFRIPIYRKFASVEEQNNWFQAADKPNLAPYLSGTVIHKKYQSITSDFGFGEVLMTGYVDTALLLDTYNRYLDENDLLIKEHFDHSKLTVTDDYLEYKGIKAKEIVFAEGFGMIQNPFFNHVPLDGTKGELLVIKAPDLDLDVVLKSSVFILPIGNGLFKVGATYNWEDKTDEPTEAGKQELIQELKSLIDCEFEVVDHFAGVRPTVKDRRPLVGTHHLYRNLHLLNGLGTRGVMLGPFLAQKLFESIENKTALDTQIDIKRFYKKLGIRLDS from the coding sequence ATGATAGATTATTTGATTGTCGGCTCCGGTATCGCCGGAATTTGTTTTGCTGAAACGATATTGCAAAACGGGAAAACATTTAAGGTATTTGAAGATGCTTCAACGTCGTCTTCACGCGTAGCAGGCGGTTTATATAACCCGGTTATTTTAAAACGTTTTAGTCAGGTTTGGTGTGCTCAGGAACAATTGGAATACGGACTTCCGTTTTATGCCGACATTGCCAAAAGAATCGGAACTGAATTTGATTTCCGGATACCGATCTATCGAAAATTCGCATCCGTTGAAGAACAGAATAATTGGTTTCAGGCGGCTGATAAACCCAATCTGGCACCCTATTTATCGGGAACTGTTATTCATAAAAAATACCAATCGATTACATCTGATTTTGGCTTTGGAGAAGTGCTGATGACCGGCTATGTTGATACAGCACTCTTATTAGATACTTATAACCGTTATCTGGATGAAAATGACTTATTGATTAAGGAGCATTTTGACCATTCTAAATTAACCGTTACGGATGATTATTTAGAATATAAAGGCATAAAAGCAAAAGAAATTGTTTTTGCAGAAGGCTTCGGAATGATACAAAATCCGTTTTTTAATCATGTGCCACTTGATGGAACCAAAGGTGAATTACTTGTGATTAAAGCACCGGATCTGGATCTTGATGTAGTTTTAAAATCCAGTGTTTTTATACTTCCAATAGGTAACGGACTGTTTAAAGTTGGCGCAACTTATAATTGGGAGGATAAAACGGACGAACCTACTGAAGCCGGAAAACAGGAATTGATTCAGGAATTGAAATCTTTAATTGATTGTGAATTTGAAGTTGTCGATCATTTTGCCGGAGTACGACCAACGGTGAAAGACAGAAGACCGTTAGTCGGAACACATCATCTGTATCGCAATTTACACTTGTTAAACGGACTCGGGACACGTGGGGTAATGCTAGGGCCGTTTTTGGCTCAAAAGCTCTTTGAATCGATTGAAAATAAAACGGCTTTAGATACGCAAATTGATATCAAACGTTTTTATAAAAAATTAGGAATCCGATTGGATTCCTAA
- the porN gene encoding type IX secretion system ring protein PorN/GldN, which translates to MNWRNFSLVIAFTFSSIATFAQSNLLNAKTPAEIGKKTAAQLNADNDKPLPYGYVDDRDVLMGKKIWEIIDLDERVNFPLYYPIEGNLGPDRKPLYDVLVEGIKAGKLTEIYDDSYFTTKKSLKDIEASLFRIDTTDAGKEQYNSFTAKQKKAGAKISEEYINKTEIAAVHVSDYKVVGYWYFDTRQGELKYRILGICPIVPDVYTMDKEEKEYIELFWVYFPSARDVLHASKAFNDKNSAMPITFDHLLNSRRFNGVIYREENVYGDRQIDEYVKENAQMQLLESERVKEKIRNFEQDMWNY; encoded by the coding sequence ATGAATTGGAGAAATTTTTCATTAGTAATTGCATTTACTTTTAGCTCGATTGCAACTTTTGCACAGTCTAACCTTTTAAATGCAAAAACCCCGGCTGAGATCGGTAAAAAAACCGCAGCACAATTAAATGCAGATAACGACAAGCCGCTTCCATACGGATATGTGGATGATCGTGATGTATTAATGGGGAAAAAGATTTGGGAAATTATCGACCTTGATGAAAGAGTTAACTTCCCGTTATATTACCCTATAGAAGGAAACTTAGGTCCGGATAGAAAGCCTCTTTATGATGTTTTGGTTGAAGGAATTAAGGCAGGTAAGCTTACTGAAATTTATGATGATAGTTATTTTACAACTAAAAAATCATTAAAAGATATCGAGGCTTCATTATTTAGAATCGATACAACTGATGCCGGTAAAGAGCAGTATAACAGCTTCACGGCAAAACAGAAAAAAGCGGGTGCCAAAATTTCTGAAGAGTATATCAACAAAACAGAAATCGCAGCAGTTCACGTATCCGATTATAAAGTTGTTGGTTACTGGTATTTCGATACCCGTCAGGGTGAATTAAAATACCGTATTTTAGGTATTTGCCCAATTGTTCCGGATGTTTATACAATGGACAAAGAGGAGAAAGAATACATCGAATTGTTCTGGGTTTACTTCCCGTCGGCAAGAGATGTGTTACACGCAAGTAAAGCCTTCAACGATAAAAACTCGGCTATGCCAATTACGTTTGACCACTTGTTGAATTCAAGACGTTTTAACGGAGTAATTTATAGAGAAGAAAACGTTTATGGTGACCGTCAGATTGATGAGTATGTAAAAGAAAATGCTCAAATGCAATTATTGGAATCAGAACGCGTAAAAGAAAAAATCCGCAACTTCGAACAAGATATGTGGAATTACTAA
- the porM gene encoding type IX secretion system motor protein PorM/GldM: MAGGKLTPRQKMINLMYLVFIAMLALNMSKEVLSAFGLMNEKFETANTAATETNSLTLGALGTKAADNPTQFGEAKKKADQVATITKNFYDYIGKLKADATAGVEKNKDGKLPYEAMDKGDKIDEGWFSGDGYSAKGKEIVSTMDKYRADMKAIIGNDAKYKAIVAEIDSKFNTADVKDGDGVTKKYLDYNYKGFPSIASLTKLSAMQNDVKVIEAELYNAFLGNTAIAAASMKNYKAFVMMDKSAFFQGEQVTGRVVLGRYDESTVPKAVSVVGASTSIENGSAVFKMAAGSVGDKDIKGKFTFMEDNKPVEIEIAGNYVVVPKPNQAIVSADKMKVVYRGVPNPISVSVPGISSDKVKASAPGMAAAGKPGQYNLTPGAGSDVTINVTATMPDGKSFSSKEVFRIKGLPAPTGKIRGEVAAKGSKSNLEVCTISAELEDFDFPVSVNVTQFNIRVPGQPTIVVSGNKMDARAKAAIAKASRGDIVIISEIKAKFVGLDQMPKRVASCTFEVQ; this comes from the coding sequence ATGGCAGGAGGAAAATTAACCCCTAGACAGAAGATGATTAACCTGATGTACCTGGTTTTCATCGCAATGTTGGCATTAAACATGTCAAAAGAAGTATTATCCGCTTTTGGTTTGATGAACGAAAAATTCGAAACAGCTAACACGGCTGCTACAGAAACAAATTCACTTACATTAGGCGCGTTAGGTACTAAAGCTGCTGATAACCCGACTCAATTTGGAGAAGCTAAAAAGAAAGCAGATCAGGTAGCAACTATTACTAAAAATTTCTACGATTACATCGGAAAATTAAAAGCTGATGCAACTGCAGGAGTTGAAAAAAACAAAGACGGAAAACTTCCTTACGAAGCTATGGATAAAGGTGACAAAATCGACGAAGGTTGGTTTAGTGGTGACGGATATTCTGCTAAAGGAAAAGAAATCGTTAGTACTATGGATAAGTACAGAGCAGATATGAAAGCGATAATCGGAAACGATGCTAAATACAAAGCTATTGTTGCTGAAATCGATTCTAAATTCAATACTGCTGATGTGAAAGACGGAGATGGAGTAACTAAAAAATATTTAGATTACAACTACAAAGGATTCCCGTCAATCGCTTCTTTAACGAAGTTATCGGCAATGCAAAATGACGTAAAAGTTATCGAAGCAGAGCTTTACAACGCATTCTTAGGAAACACTGCAATTGCAGCGGCTTCTATGAAAAACTATAAAGCGTTCGTAATGATGGATAAATCAGCTTTCTTCCAGGGAGAGCAAGTTACAGGACGTGTAGTATTAGGTCGTTATGATGAGTCTACAGTTCCGAAAGCAGTTTCTGTTGTAGGTGCAAGTACTTCTATCGAAAACGGATCTGCAGTATTCAAAATGGCTGCTGGAAGCGTTGGAGATAAAGATATCAAAGGTAAGTTTACTTTCATGGAAGATAACAAACCGGTTGAAATCGAAATCGCTGGAAACTACGTTGTAGTACCAAAACCAAACCAGGCTATCGTTTCTGCTGATAAAATGAAAGTTGTTTACCGTGGTGTTCCGAACCCGATTTCGGTTTCTGTACCAGGTATCTCTTCTGATAAAGTAAAAGCGTCTGCTCCTGGAATGGCTGCAGCTGGAAAACCAGGTCAGTACAACCTTACACCAGGTGCTGGAAGTGATGTAACAATCAATGTTACTGCTACTATGCCTGACGGTAAATCATTCAGCAGCAAAGAAGTATTCCGTATCAAAGGATTACCGGCTCCGACTGGAAAAATCCGTGGAGAGGTTGCTGCTAAAGGATCTAAATCAAACTTAGAGGTTTGTACAATCTCAGCTGAGTTAGAAGATTTTGATTTCCCTGTTAGCGTTAACGTAACACAATTTAACATCAGAGTACCAGGTCAGCCGACTATCGTTGTTTCCGGAAACAAAATGGATGCAAGAGCTAAAGCGGCTATCGCTAAAGCAAGCAGAGGTGATATCGTTATTATCTCCGAGATCAAAGCTAAATTTGTTGGTTTAGATCAAATGCCGAAAAGAGTTGCATCTTGTACATTTGAAGTACAATAA
- the porL gene encoding type IX secretion system motor protein PorL/GldL, producing MMALPKKVMNFAYGMGAAVVIVGALFKIMHWPGASPMLIIGLGVEAFIFALSAFDPVEKELDWSLVYPELAGGEAKKRDVKKAENPTEAQGLLSQKLDNMLKEAKIDGELMSSLGNSIKNFEAAAKGIAPTVDSVASTKKYAEEMSLAAAQMESLNSMYKVQLESATRNAEINKEVAENNLKLKDQMQSLTANLSSLNNVYGGMLSAMSNRN from the coding sequence ATTATGGCACTACCTAAAAAAGTTATGAATTTTGCCTACGGTATGGGGGCAGCAGTGGTAATCGTTGGAGCGTTATTCAAAATTATGCACTGGCCAGGTGCAAGCCCAATGCTTATTATTGGTCTTGGAGTTGAGGCTTTCATCTTCGCATTATCAGCTTTTGATCCAGTTGAAAAAGAATTAGATTGGTCTTTAGTTTACCCTGAATTAGCAGGTGGAGAAGCTAAAAAGAGAGATGTGAAAAAAGCGGAAAACCCAACAGAAGCGCAAGGATTATTATCTCAGAAATTAGATAACATGTTAAAAGAAGCTAAAATTGACGGTGAGTTAATGTCAAGCTTAGGTAACAGCATCAAAAATTTCGAAGCTGCTGCTAAAGGAATTGCTCCAACTGTTGATTCAGTTGCTTCTACAAAAAAATATGCTGAAGAAATGTCATTGGCTGCAGCTCAAATGGAGTCATTAAACAGCATGTACAAAGTACAATTAGAAAGTGCTACTCGTAATGCAGAGATCAACAAAGAAGTTGCAGAAAACAACTTGAAATTAAAAGATCAAATGCAATCATTGACTGCAAATTTATCTTCATTAAACAACGTTTACGGCGGAATGCTTTCTGCAATGAGCAACAGAAACTAA
- the porK gene encoding type IX secretion system lipoprotein PorK/GldK has product MKKFIALTAVVSLFFSCGSNDRGELVGVKGKKWHPEKPYGMTLVPGGAFIMGKSDDDLANVQDAPTKTVTVRSFYMDETEITNSEYRQFVEWVKDSTIRVRLAILADEQGMKPGSGSNKGGSIGDFAFSDQDPAKMSAYDKYMYENYYSVGTDEDPYAGRRLNKKVKLHKDPQKYPDEYYVEVMDSLYLPASESYNGLRTFDVSKLKFRYTWMDIQAAAKDKSTTSSRSKRSKFIKTENQLIYPDTTVWIKDFAYSYNEPMHNDYFWHQAYGDYPVVGVSWKQAKAFCAWRTLNKNSYIKKKKGRDQVNSFRLPTEAEWEYAARGGLESATFPWGGPYAHNDRGCYLANFKPSRGDYAADGALYTVEAKSYEPNDFNLYNMSGNVAEWTDSSYDAAAYDYVSTMNPNVPDAKNQRKVVRGGSWKDVSYYLQVGTRNFEYADTARSYIGFRTVQDYMGAQATGSRPN; this is encoded by the coding sequence ATGAAGAAGTTCATTGCATTAACAGCTGTTGTATCCTTATTTTTCAGCTGTGGTTCTAACGACAGAGGTGAGCTAGTAGGAGTTAAAGGAAAGAAATGGCATCCGGAAAAGCCGTATGGTATGACTTTGGTTCCTGGTGGTGCTTTTATTATGGGTAAATCAGATGATGATTTAGCCAACGTTCAGGACGCGCCGACAAAAACGGTAACAGTTCGTTCCTTTTACATGGATGAGACGGAGATTACGAATAGTGAGTATCGTCAGTTTGTCGAATGGGTAAAAGATTCTACAATCCGTGTTCGTTTGGCAATTTTAGCCGACGAGCAAGGTATGAAACCAGGTTCAGGAAGCAATAAAGGTGGAAGTATTGGAGATTTCGCTTTTAGTGATCAGGATCCTGCAAAAATGTCTGCTTACGACAAATACATGTATGAGAATTATTACAGTGTAGGAACTGATGAAGATCCTTATGCCGGAAGACGTCTTAACAAAAAAGTGAAATTACATAAAGACCCGCAAAAATACCCGGATGAGTATTATGTTGAGGTTATGGATTCTTTGTATTTACCTGCAAGTGAGTCTTATAACGGTCTGAGAACTTTCGATGTTTCGAAATTGAAATTCCGTTATACATGGATGGATATTCAAGCTGCTGCTAAAGATAAAAGCACTACAAGCAGTCGTTCCAAAAGAAGTAAATTTATCAAAACTGAAAATCAGTTAATCTATCCGGATACTACCGTTTGGATTAAGGACTTCGCATATTCGTATAACGAACCAATGCACAATGATTATTTCTGGCACCAGGCTTATGGGGATTATCCTGTAGTAGGAGTTAGCTGGAAACAAGCAAAAGCATTTTGTGCTTGGAGAACGTTAAACAAAAACTCGTATATCAAAAAGAAAAAAGGTAGAGATCAAGTGAACTCATTCCGTTTGCCAACAGAGGCAGAGTGGGAGTACGCTGCAAGAGGCGGTTTAGAATCTGCAACTTTTCCTTGGGGAGGACCTTATGCTCATAATGACAGAGGATGTTATTTGGCTAACTTCAAACCAAGTCGTGGAGATTATGCGGCTGACGGAGCGCTTTATACAGTAGAAGCAAAATCATACGAGCCTAATGATTTCAACTTATACAACATGTCAGGTAACGTAGCTGAGTGGACTGATTCTTCATATGATGCAGCGGCTTATGATTACGTGTCAACAATGAACCCAAATGTTCCGGATGCTAAAAACCAACGTAAAGTGGTACGTGGCGGATCCTGGAAAGATGTTTCTTACTACTTACAGGTGGGAACACGTAACTTCGAATATGCAGATACAGCAAGAAGTTATATCGGATTCAGAACAGTTCAGGATTATATGGGAGCTCAGGCAACCGGAAGCAGACCGAACTAA
- a CDS encoding formimidoylglutamase, whose amino-acid sequence MAFDYIQPVDAEFLAFIQELNSQTLGRKVVFHTETEFPDIENAAIAIIGVLENRGFAGHNDAIELTEIRKAFYRQFPGNWDAQIVDLGNVVAGSSSEDTYYVLKTAVAHLIKNKVIPIVIGGSQDLTYAVYRAYDQLEQMVNVVAIDNRFDFGKDEEQLAGNSYLTKMIVEEPNNLFNYSNVGYQTYFNSQEEIDLVEKLYFDAYRLGEISNNSTIAEPVFRDADLVSLDLTSVKSSASGNFAQFMPNGFNGKEICILSRYAGISDKVSSFGIFNHNSTAAEAMLIAQILWYFIEGYHYRSKEYPFGSREEYSRYIVPLEDEELIFYKSDKTDRWWIEIPFLTSFNNKLKRNTLLPCTYEDYLGATNHEIPERWWKAQRKNMV is encoded by the coding sequence ATGGCATTCGATTATATTCAACCGGTTGATGCCGAATTTCTGGCGTTTATTCAGGAATTAAATAGCCAAACTTTAGGACGGAAAGTGGTTTTTCATACCGAAACGGAGTTCCCGGACATCGAAAATGCAGCTATAGCGATTATTGGTGTTTTGGAAAACAGAGGTTTTGCAGGACATAATGATGCGATTGAATTAACGGAGATACGAAAAGCATTTTACAGACAATTTCCGGGCAACTGGGATGCTCAGATTGTTGATTTGGGTAATGTGGTTGCCGGTAGTTCTTCGGAAGATACGTATTATGTGTTGAAAACAGCTGTGGCGCATCTGATCAAAAATAAAGTAATTCCGATTGTAATTGGTGGTTCTCAGGATTTAACCTATGCGGTTTACCGGGCGTATGATCAATTGGAACAGATGGTGAATGTAGTAGCCATAGATAATCGTTTTGATTTTGGTAAAGATGAAGAACAGTTAGCCGGTAATTCGTATCTGACTAAGATGATTGTGGAAGAACCGAATAATCTCTTTAATTATAGTAATGTCGGATATCAGACCTATTTCAATTCGCAGGAAGAGATTGATCTTGTTGAAAAATTATACTTTGATGCTTATCGGTTAGGTGAAATCAGTAATAATTCGACTATAGCAGAGCCGGTTTTTCGCGATGCTGACCTAGTAAGTCTTGATTTGACCTCAGTAAAGTCAAGCGCTTCCGGTAACTTTGCACAGTTTATGCCGAATGGCTTTAACGGTAAAGAAATCTGTATACTTTCCCGTTACGCAGGAATCAGTGATAAGGTGTCTTCTTTTGGAATTTTTAACCATAATAGTACCGCTGCGGAAGCGATGTTAATTGCTCAGATTTTATGGTATTTTATTGAAGGATATCATTATCGTTCGAAAGAATATCCGTTTGGTAGCCGAGAAGAGTATTCCCGCTATATTGTGCCGTTGGAAGACGAAGAATTGATTTTCTATAAAAGCGATAAAACGGACAGATGGTGGATAGAAATACCCTTTTTAACAAGTTTTAACAATAAATTAAAAAGAAACACGTTATTACCTTGCACATATGAGGATTATTTGGGCGCAACAAACCATGAAATCCCCGAAAGATGGTGGAAGGCGCAACGTAAAAATATGGTTTAA
- the topA gene encoding type I DNA topoisomerase, producing MAKNLVIVESPAKAKTIEKFLGKDYQVESSYGHIADLPSKEIGVDIENNFKPKYEVSSDKKAVVKKLKDLSKSAETVWLASDEDREGEAIAWHLAEELKLDQKKTKRIVFHEITKTAIQKAIENPRGINYDLVNAQQARRVLDRLVGYELSPVLWKKVKGGLSAGRVQSVSVRLIVEREREIQNFRAEGSYSVSAEFANEAGKTFKAKLPHNFKTKEEAENFLKQNIGSDYKVADLETKPTKKTPAAPFTTSTLQQEAARKLYFPVGVTMMLAQRLYEAGLITYMRTDSVNLSQDAMAAAEAEIIRSYGKEFSKPRNYATKTKGAQEAHEAIRPTDMSLHSVNIDRDQARLYDLIWKRTLASQMSDAQLERTNVKIQASNHKEVFGAVGEVLLFEGFLKVYLEGNDDEEEEQEGMLPALRVNERLTNNYITATERFSRPPARYTEASLVKKLEELGIGRPSTYAPTISTIINRNYVEKGSFEGQERKYALLTLKGGKINDQELKENFGSDKGKLVPTDIGIIVNDFLVKNFETILDYNFTAKVEQDFDEIAAGNEDWATMMRLFYDHFHPTVINVEENAERESGERILGVDPKSGKPVSVRLGKFGPMAQIGDVDEEEKQFASLRPEQNIGSITLEEALNLFLLPKNLGTYKGEEVEVNNGRFGPYVRFGSVFISLPKGEEPLDVTLERAMVLIKEKEQADAPIGTYKNEPVQKGVGRFGPFIKWNGMFINVNKKYNFDNLSQSDIVELIEDKLQKDIDKVIHNWEEEGIRVEKARWGRSVILKGKVKIELSKDVDAAKMTLDEVKEMIEKKAPAKKTAAKKATAKKAPAKKTTTKKK from the coding sequence ATGGCAAAGAATTTAGTGATTGTTGAGTCGCCTGCAAAGGCAAAAACGATAGAAAAGTTTTTAGGAAAGGATTATCAGGTTGAGTCAAGTTACGGACATATAGCCGACTTGCCTTCCAAAGAAATCGGAGTTGATATTGAAAACAATTTTAAACCGAAGTATGAAGTTTCGTCCGATAAAAAAGCAGTAGTTAAAAAACTAAAAGACCTTTCTAAGTCAGCAGAAACCGTTTGGTTGGCTTCCGATGAAGACCGCGAGGGAGAAGCTATTGCATGGCATCTGGCGGAAGAATTAAAATTGGATCAGAAAAAAACCAAACGTATCGTTTTTCACGAAATTACTAAAACGGCCATTCAAAAAGCGATCGAAAACCCGAGAGGGATTAATTACGATCTTGTAAATGCCCAACAGGCGAGACGTGTTTTGGATCGATTGGTAGGATATGAACTTTCTCCGGTGCTTTGGAAAAAAGTAAAAGGAGGATTGTCTGCGGGAAGAGTACAATCGGTTTCAGTTCGTTTAATTGTTGAAAGGGAACGCGAAATACAAAATTTTAGAGCTGAAGGTTCCTATAGTGTCTCGGCTGAATTTGCGAATGAAGCCGGAAAAACATTTAAAGCGAAGCTGCCACATAATTTTAAAACAAAAGAAGAAGCGGAAAACTTCTTAAAACAAAATATAGGATCAGACTATAAAGTAGCTGATCTGGAAACAAAGCCGACCAAAAAGACACCGGCTGCGCCTTTTACTACATCAACTTTGCAACAGGAAGCGGCGCGAAAGCTCTATTTTCCGGTAGGTGTTACGATGATGTTGGCGCAACGTTTGTATGAGGCCGGATTGATCACTTATATGAGAACGGATAGTGTGAACTTATCACAGGATGCGATGGCAGCAGCCGAAGCTGAAATTATTCGTTCCTACGGTAAAGAATTCAGTAAACCGAGAAATTATGCAACAAAGACAAAAGGGGCGCAGGAAGCACACGAGGCAATCCGACCTACTGACATGTCTTTGCATTCCGTAAATATCGACAGAGATCAGGCACGTTTATATGATTTGATCTGGAAACGTACCCTGGCATCGCAAATGAGTGATGCGCAGTTGGAACGTACCAATGTGAAAATTCAAGCCAGTAACCATAAGGAAGTGTTTGGTGCTGTGGGTGAAGTGTTACTTTTTGAAGGCTTCCTTAAAGTGTATCTGGAAGGAAATGATGACGAAGAGGAAGAACAGGAAGGAATGTTGCCGGCATTACGGGTAAACGAAAGATTAACGAATAATTATATTACGGCTACAGAACGTTTTTCAAGACCGCCGGCGCGTTATACGGAAGCTTCTTTGGTGAAAAAACTCGAAGAACTGGGAATTGGACGTCCGTCGACTTATGCACCGACAATCTCAACGATCATCAACAGAAATTATGTTGAAAAAGGAAGCTTTGAAGGACAAGAGCGTAAATATGCATTGTTGACATTAAAAGGAGGTAAGATAAATGATCAGGAATTGAAAGAGAATTTCGGTTCTGATAAAGGAAAATTAGTTCCGACGGATATCGGAATTATTGTGAATGACTTCCTGGTTAAAAATTTTGAAACCATCTTAGATTATAACTTTACTGCTAAAGTAGAACAGGATTTTGATGAGATCGCAGCCGGAAATGAAGATTGGGCTACGATGATGCGTCTGTTTTATGATCATTTTCATCCGACCGTAATAAACGTTGAAGAAAATGCGGAAAGAGAATCCGGTGAGCGTATTTTAGGTGTAGATCCGAAATCGGGAAAACCGGTTAGTGTACGTTTAGGTAAATTCGGACCGATGGCACAAATCGGTGATGTGGATGAAGAAGAAAAACAATTCGCCAGTCTGCGTCCGGAACAAAACATCGGAAGTATTACACTGGAGGAAGCGTTGAACTTATTCTTGTTGCCGAAAAACCTGGGTACATATAAAGGAGAAGAAGTGGAGGTAAATAACGGACGTTTCGGACCGTATGTGCGTTTCGGAAGTGTTTTTATTTCGCTTCCTAAAGGTGAAGAGCCGTTAGACGTAACGTTAGAAAGGGCTATGGTTCTGATTAAAGAAAAAGAACAGGCCGATGCACCGATCGGAACGTATAAGAATGAACCGGTACAAAAAGGAGTAGGACGTTTCGGGCCGTTTATTAAATGGAACGGAATGTTTATTAATGTCAATAAGAAATACAACTTTGATAACTTATCACAATCGGATATTGTAGAATTGATTGAAGATAAGTTGCAAAAGGATATTGATAAAGTAATTCATAACTGGGAAGAAGAAGGAATCCGCGTGGAAAAAGCACGTTGGGGGCGTTCGGTAATTCTGAAAGGGAAAGTGAAAATTGAACTTTCTAAAGATGTGGATGCCGCTAAGATGACGCTTGATGAGGTAAAGGAGATGATCGAGAAAAAGGCTCCTGCAAAGAAAACGGCAGCTAAGAAAGCAACAGCAAAAAAAGCACCGGCTAAAAAAACAACTACAAAAAAGAAATAA
- a CDS encoding vitamin K epoxide reductase family protein codes for MSSFLNLTYDFLNKNAYFLNKEDLNLQLLSHEDYPSFRSVSDTFDYFGIENLAANVPIDALEQLPEYFMTLINIDEKPVFVSVQKTKNRIICKGSDKKARHYSFTDFKKIWTGTIIVVEKNATPTVDKNRLNTIISGIAALLLVAILLYPFSLTTALLGVLSLSGIFLSWLITKEELGIQDTITTTLCNTLNEKGSCSTIINSKVRFLGWLSLSTATSLFFLSQLTLLLFIGFDKTFFSIALLAAIPVLLFSFYSQAFILKEWCALCLGTALLIVLEMGFVFTAAAPYQFQPAYWSKALLCITVIFLGITYFKNLIRKNIDLKKTEIDFLKFKRNQELFSSLLYKKQLANNSILPKQHKISFGSDNQAITIQTVINPLCGYCTDAFKAYFSLLERHSNDIRIHFIFSVPYDKPDNLATKIVLSVLEAYNHNPKQALLLLKEWFDKKDISHWENKSVTMTPEKQQLLQSHRLWCDTNGILYTPATFINGYYYPTEYKIQEFSLFSDEMIELSKKEHNMTYQN; via the coding sequence ATGTCCTCTTTTTTAAATTTAACCTATGACTTTCTGAACAAAAACGCATACTTCTTAAACAAAGAGGATTTGAACCTTCAGTTGTTATCGCATGAAGATTACCCAAGTTTCCGATCGGTTTCAGATACTTTCGATTATTTTGGCATTGAAAATCTTGCAGCCAATGTACCGATAGACGCATTAGAACAGCTTCCGGAATATTTTATGACATTGATCAATATCGATGAAAAACCTGTTTTCGTATCCGTTCAGAAAACTAAAAACCGTATTATCTGTAAAGGATCTGATAAAAAAGCCCGTCATTACAGTTTTACCGATTTTAAAAAGATCTGGACCGGAACCATTATCGTGGTAGAGAAAAACGCCACTCCTACTGTAGACAAAAACAGACTAAACACAATCATTTCAGGAATAGCAGCTCTATTACTAGTTGCTATACTATTGTATCCTTTTTCGCTTACCACTGCATTATTAGGTGTTTTATCGTTATCCGGTATTTTCCTTAGTTGGCTGATTACAAAAGAAGAACTCGGTATTCAGGACACCATCACAACGACTTTATGTAACACCTTAAATGAAAAAGGCAGTTGCAGTACCATTATCAATTCCAAAGTTCGGTTTTTAGGCTGGCTCTCACTCAGTACCGCTACCAGTCTGTTTTTTCTTTCTCAGCTAACACTTTTACTATTTATCGGTTTTGACAAGACTTTTTTCAGCATCGCCTTATTAGCCGCTATACCGGTTTTGTTATTTTCATTTTACAGCCAGGCTTTTATTTTAAAAGAATGGTGCGCCCTTTGTCTCGGAACGGCTTTATTAATTGTTTTGGAAATGGGCTTTGTTTTTACAGCAGCTGCACCTTATCAATTCCAACCGGCATATTGGAGCAAAGCGCTATTATGCATTACGGTTATATTTTTAGGAATAACGTATTTCAAAAACTTAATAAGAAAGAACATTGACTTAAAAAAGACCGAGATTGACTTTCTAAAGTTTAAACGAAATCAGGAATTATTTTCCTCCTTATTATATAAGAAGCAACTCGCCAATAATTCAATTCTTCCAAAACAACACAAAATCAGCTTCGGATCCGACAATCAGGCCATCACCATACAAACGGTTATCAATCCGTTATGCGGTTATTGTACCGATGCTTTTAAAGCTTATTTTTCATTGTTAGAAAGACACAGTAATGACATTCGTATTCACTTTATTTTTAGTGTTCCTTATGATAAACCCGACAATCTTGCCACCAAAATAGTACTTTCCGTATTGGAAGCATACAACCACAATCCGAAACAAGCCTTATTACTATTAAAAGAATGGTTTGACAAAAAAGACATTTCCCATTGGGAGAATAAAAGCGTTACCATGACTCCGGAAAAACAGCAATTACTACAATCACATCGTTTGTGGTGTGATACGAACGGTATTTTGTATACTCCGGCTACTTTTATTAACGGCTATTATTACCCAACCGAATACAAAATACAGGAATTCAGTCTATTTTCTGACGAAATGATTGAACTGTCCAAAAAAGAGCACAATATGACCTATCAAAATTAG